The following are from one region of the Salmo trutta chromosome 22, fSalTru1.1, whole genome shotgun sequence genome:
- the ankmy1 gene encoding ankyrin repeat and MYND domain-containing protein 1 isoform X1: MATSTSVAPEASVRCGVRAGREHWTNVKAGREKRNGPGVQQWSDGSKYEGEFVNDLKHGSGVFTWTNGEFYDGSFYNDYRHGNGTYSWPAGFKFVGKFYLNRKEGYGIQTFPDGTTFQGLYHADERFGPGVVTYPDGHQDVGLWHRERLLRLCTALEGGFTLQAFPEHMAQINCKKEPKNQSQSSAKGPETKAKPGTREVGMDPLLSPYHELLQDERFILPPDMDRYSTDSDHLPVPWGLRKELDRQFFGEHCDNPDTNPDVSAALPLQQRMQAHIHRHSGLSVVTSCCRFEVEALDWDVEAVLSENRQRFGPKGSLELNSEGLIQEASLGDPQSVYRILRDGKIHPDVGDARGHTALIAATVNCHNDVIHLLLDSGADVNKLNCEGMSALAVCNVLYYPIQSLHETVAEKVPQKTHAKSQAVKARSPSVNSPQSSIVEATKNRAQTTKQADQPNQADDTAPKGHTNQADNEATDRGQCNDSQVSLYNGQGYCQGEADQDEDEQYLQECSDQAALDLDRMDVMVVRERRSIQVLDGNIPLGCVPWHEGGGSYDLTQQQEEGEAGSEEDRRRRERRDSLMADPAFDSTRSLASFHIHVTEEVMQKTAEALSRSGLVPHADTQETVRKMALMKTEHRGRWTTMKLLLDRGADPNASSVPMPVLFLAIKAGHIQAVRRLLECGARTDMCLPSEQRGLYPLHIAAALPGAEGPKITELLLHAVADPDVTAQDAHEVFKLDKNPVEPQAGFGNKSSTSSGPPSQFYMAPSVPPEEGGRTPLHMACQRDKDYTNAREVVSLLLSHKASTNLLWSGHSPLSLAIASGNDLAVDELLAGGADPNLPLTRRVGSALCAMTNISYDCAAHLRNRTKLLEKLMKAGANILMPVVVGEGRRCAVGTAVDYAHYAFHQDWRIAHTPYHALNQREREAYNARRQILSVMGDLLRQAVIRMERQRVEREQGLGISSVSPTEKFVYTGAGATPPWNKAARVVLSQEQDSTESLPQQIEQQHRAEHRRGSKAVIVRKPLFKYCYQCGRSVGVVLIACSRCHEVFYCSKMCKMKAWNDRHKDECVRVPGVTHSENTLLIQERKGQPSTVKMFAESQKNPTKASLIEQMKVHLKRDRLKEKLARGLLQAKPKDPNNSMRKAKSSEGSQDPATRRRYLGAGAKTKTGQLNLDQKLSESHYGNLKENYSFI; the protein is encoded by the exons ATGGCGACTTCTACAAGCGTTGCACCTGAGGCATCTGTCAGATGTGGAGTGCGGGCAGGTAGAGAGCATTGGACTAACGTTAAAGCTGGACGTGAAAAGAGAAATGGACCTGGGGTTCAGCAGTGGTCTGACGGATCTAAATATGAAGGAGAATTTGTGAATGATTTGAAGCACGGCAGTGGAGTCTTCACCTGGACAAATGGAGAG TTTTATGATGGCTCATTCTACAACGATTATCGTCATGGAAATGGGACTTATTCCTGGCCAGCAGGCTTCAAATTTGTTggaaagttttatttgaaccGGAAGGAGGGCTATGGCATTCAGACCTTCCCTGATGGCACCACTTTTCAG GGGTTGTACCATGCAGACGAGCGCTTTGGGCCAGGTGTGGTGACATACCCAGATGGACATCAGGACGTGGGTCTATGGCACCGGGAGAGGCTGTTGAGGCTGTGCACTGCCCTGGAGGGGGGCTTCACTCTCCAGGCCTTCCCAGAACACATGGCTCAGATCAACTGCAAGAAGGAGCCTAAGAACCAGTCCCAGAGCTCAGCCAAGGGGCCAGAGACCAAGGCCAAGCCTGGCACCAGGGAGGTTGGCATGGACCCACTTCTCTCTCCTTACCATGAGCTGCTGCAGGACGAACGCTTCATCCTGCCCCCAGACATGGACCGCTACTCCACAGACTCGGACCACCTGCCTGTGCCCTGGGGGCTGCGTAAGGAGCTGGACCGGCAATTCTTCGGCGAGCACTGTGACAACCCAGACACTAACCCTGATGTCTCAGCTGCTTTACCACTGCAGCAGCGCATGCAGGCTCACATCCATAGGCACAG TGGCCTGTCTGTTGTCACTTCATGCTGCAGGTTTGAGGTGGAGGCCCTGGACTGGGACGTGGAGGCTGTTCTGTCTGAGAACCGGCAGAGGTTTGGCCCTAAGGGATCTCTGGAGCTCAACTCAGAGGGCCTCATCCAGGAGGCCTCGCTGGGTGACCCGCAAAGTGTCTATCGCATCCTACGGGATGGTAAGATACACCCTGATGTTGGAGATGCCCGAGGACACACAGCACTCATTGCAGCTACG GTCAACTGCCATAATGATGTGATCCACCTGCTCCTGGACAGCGGAGCAGATGTGAACAAGCTCAACTGTGAGGGCATGTCTGCACTGGCTGTTTGTAATGTCCTGTACTACCCAATCCAGTCACTCCATGAGACAGTTGCAGAGAAGGTCCCACAAAAGACCCATGCAAAATCACAG GCTGTCAAAGCCCGGTCCCCATCAGTGAACAGTCCTCAGAGCAGCATAGTGGAAGCCACCAAAAACAGAGCCCAGACCACCAAACAGGCTGACCAGCCCAATCAGGCTGACGACACTGCTCCAAAGGGCCACACCAACCAGGCTGATAACGAGGCAACGGACCGTGGCCAGTGTAATGACAGTCAAGTGTCCCTTTACAATGGCCAGGGTTATTGTCAGGGAGAAGCTGACCAGGATGAGGATGAACAGTACCTCCAGGAATGCAGTGACCAGGCTGCCCTGGACCTAGACCGCATGGACGTGATGGTGGTGAGGGAAAGGCGCTCCATCCAGGTGCTGGATGGGAACATCCCACTGGGCTGTGTCCCCTGGCATGAGGGGGGTGGCTCTTATGATCTGacccagcagcaggaggagggagaggccGGATCAGAGGAGGaccggaggaggagggagaggagagacagcctTATGGCTGACCCAGCGTTTGACTCGACCCGCTCCCTGGCCAGCTTCCACATCCATGTCACGGAGGAGGTCATGCAGAAGACGGCCGAGGCCTTAAGCCGATCGGGCCTGGTACCACATGCTGACACCCAGGAGACCGTCCGCAAGATGGCCCTCATGAAGACAGA GCACAGGGGAAGGTGGACCACCATGAAGCTGCTACTGGACAGGGGAGCAGACCCTAACGCCTCCAGTGTGCCCATGCCTGTCCTCTTCCTGGCCATCAAGGCAGGCCACATCCAAGCTGTCAGGCGTCTGCTGGAGTGTGGAGCACGCACTGATATGTGCCTGCCTTCAGAA CAAAGGGGTTTATACCCCCTGCACATCGCTGCAGCTCTCCCCGGGGCAGAGGGCCCCAAAATCACTGAGCTGCTGCTGCACGCCGTGGCAGACCCAGATGTCACCGCCCAAGACGCTCACGAGGTGTTTAAGCTGGACAAG AACCCTGTGGAGCCCCAGGCTGGTTTTGGGAATAAGTCTTCCACGTCGTCTGGCCCCCCATCTCAGTTCTACATGGCCCCCAGTGTGCCCCCAGAAGAGGGGGGCAGGACTCCTCTGCACATGGCCTGCCAGAGAGACAAGGACTACACT aatGCTAGGGAGGTTGTGTCACTTCTCCTCTCCCACAAGGCAAGCACCAATCTCCTGTGGAGTggccactctcccctctctctagctATCGCTAGCGGCAACGACTTG GCTGTTGATGAGCTGCTGGCTGGGGGTGCTGACCCCAACCTCCCCCTGACCCGCCGGGTGGGCAGTGCCCTCTGTGCCATGACCAATATCAGCTACGACTGTGCGGCTCACCTCCGCAACAGAACCAAGCTG CTGGAGAAACTGATGAAGGCTGGTGCCAACATACTGATGCCAGTGGTGGTTGGTGAGGGCCGCAGGTGTGCTGTGGGCACCGCTGTGGACTACGCCCACTATGCATTTCACCAG GACTGGCGCATTGCCCACACCCCGTACCATGCCCTgaaccagagggagagagaggcatacAATGCCCGCAGACAGATCCTCAGCGTGATGGGAGACCTACTGCGTCAGGCAGTCATCAGGATGGAGAGACAGCGTGTAGAGAGGGAGCAGGGCCTGGGCAtcagca GTGTTAGTCCCACAGAGAAGTTTGTGTACACTGGAGCAGGAGCCACTCCTCCCTGGAACAAGGCAGCCAGAGTGGTTCTCTCCCAGGAGCAGGACAGCACAGAGTCTCTCCCTCAGCAGATAGAACAACAGCATAGGGCTGAGCATAG ACGGGGAAGTAAGGCAGTGATTGTCAG GAAGCCCCTGTTTAAATACTGCTACCAGTGTGGCCGTTCTGTGGGTGTGGTCCTGATCGCCTGCAGCCGCTGTCACGAGGTGTTCTACTGTAGCAAGATGTGCAAGATGAAGGCCTGGAACGACCGCCACAAGGATGAGTGTGTCCGTGTACCAG GAGTCACCCATAGTGAAAATACTCTACTAATTCAGGAGAGAAAAGGACAGCCAAGCACAGTCAAGA TGTTTGCCGAATCCCAAAAGAACCCCACCAAGGCATCGCTGATAGAGCAGATGAAGGTCCATCTGAAgcgtgacaggttaaaggagaaGCTGGCAAGAGGGTTACTACAGG CTAAGCCCAAAGACCCAAACAACTCTATGAGGAAGGCCAAAAGCAGCGAGGGCTCTCAGGATCCAGCCACTCGGAGACGATATTTAGGAGCCGGGGCCAAAACCAAGACGGGCCAGCTCAACCTGGACCAGAAACTCTCAGAGAGCCACTATGGAAACCTGAAAGAGAACTACAGCTTCATCTGA
- the ankmy1 gene encoding ankyrin repeat and MYND domain-containing protein 1 isoform X2: MATSTSVAPEASVRCGVRAGREHWTNVKAGREKRNGPGVQQWSDGSKYEGEFVNDLKHGSGVFTWTNGEFYDGSFYNDYRHGNGTYSWPAGFKFVGKFYLNRKEGYGIQTFPDGTTFQGLYHADERFGPGVVTYPDGHQDVGLWHRERLLRLCTALEGGFTLQAFPEHMAQINCKKEPKNQSQSSAKGPETKAKPGTREVGMDPLLSPYHELLQDERFILPPDMDRYSTDSDHLPVPWGLRKELDRQFFGEHCDNPDTNPDVSAALPLQQRMQAHIHRHRFEVEALDWDVEAVLSENRQRFGPKGSLELNSEGLIQEASLGDPQSVYRILRDGKIHPDVGDARGHTALIAATVNCHNDVIHLLLDSGADVNKLNCEGMSALAVCNVLYYPIQSLHETVAEKVPQKTHAKSQAVKARSPSVNSPQSSIVEATKNRAQTTKQADQPNQADDTAPKGHTNQADNEATDRGQCNDSQVSLYNGQGYCQGEADQDEDEQYLQECSDQAALDLDRMDVMVVRERRSIQVLDGNIPLGCVPWHEGGGSYDLTQQQEEGEAGSEEDRRRRERRDSLMADPAFDSTRSLASFHIHVTEEVMQKTAEALSRSGLVPHADTQETVRKMALMKTEHRGRWTTMKLLLDRGADPNASSVPMPVLFLAIKAGHIQAVRRLLECGARTDMCLPSEQRGLYPLHIAAALPGAEGPKITELLLHAVADPDVTAQDAHEVFKLDKNPVEPQAGFGNKSSTSSGPPSQFYMAPSVPPEEGGRTPLHMACQRDKDYTNAREVVSLLLSHKASTNLLWSGHSPLSLAIASGNDLAVDELLAGGADPNLPLTRRVGSALCAMTNISYDCAAHLRNRTKLLEKLMKAGANILMPVVVGEGRRCAVGTAVDYAHYAFHQDWRIAHTPYHALNQREREAYNARRQILSVMGDLLRQAVIRMERQRVEREQGLGISSVSPTEKFVYTGAGATPPWNKAARVVLSQEQDSTESLPQQIEQQHRAEHRRGSKAVIVRKPLFKYCYQCGRSVGVVLIACSRCHEVFYCSKMCKMKAWNDRHKDECVRVPGVTHSENTLLIQERKGQPSTVKMFAESQKNPTKASLIEQMKVHLKRDRLKEKLARGLLQAKPKDPNNSMRKAKSSEGSQDPATRRRYLGAGAKTKTGQLNLDQKLSESHYGNLKENYSFI; this comes from the exons ATGGCGACTTCTACAAGCGTTGCACCTGAGGCATCTGTCAGATGTGGAGTGCGGGCAGGTAGAGAGCATTGGACTAACGTTAAAGCTGGACGTGAAAAGAGAAATGGACCTGGGGTTCAGCAGTGGTCTGACGGATCTAAATATGAAGGAGAATTTGTGAATGATTTGAAGCACGGCAGTGGAGTCTTCACCTGGACAAATGGAGAG TTTTATGATGGCTCATTCTACAACGATTATCGTCATGGAAATGGGACTTATTCCTGGCCAGCAGGCTTCAAATTTGTTggaaagttttatttgaaccGGAAGGAGGGCTATGGCATTCAGACCTTCCCTGATGGCACCACTTTTCAG GGGTTGTACCATGCAGACGAGCGCTTTGGGCCAGGTGTGGTGACATACCCAGATGGACATCAGGACGTGGGTCTATGGCACCGGGAGAGGCTGTTGAGGCTGTGCACTGCCCTGGAGGGGGGCTTCACTCTCCAGGCCTTCCCAGAACACATGGCTCAGATCAACTGCAAGAAGGAGCCTAAGAACCAGTCCCAGAGCTCAGCCAAGGGGCCAGAGACCAAGGCCAAGCCTGGCACCAGGGAGGTTGGCATGGACCCACTTCTCTCTCCTTACCATGAGCTGCTGCAGGACGAACGCTTCATCCTGCCCCCAGACATGGACCGCTACTCCACAGACTCGGACCACCTGCCTGTGCCCTGGGGGCTGCGTAAGGAGCTGGACCGGCAATTCTTCGGCGAGCACTGTGACAACCCAGACACTAACCCTGATGTCTCAGCTGCTTTACCACTGCAGCAGCGCATGCAGGCTCACATCCATAGGCACAG GTTTGAGGTGGAGGCCCTGGACTGGGACGTGGAGGCTGTTCTGTCTGAGAACCGGCAGAGGTTTGGCCCTAAGGGATCTCTGGAGCTCAACTCAGAGGGCCTCATCCAGGAGGCCTCGCTGGGTGACCCGCAAAGTGTCTATCGCATCCTACGGGATGGTAAGATACACCCTGATGTTGGAGATGCCCGAGGACACACAGCACTCATTGCAGCTACG GTCAACTGCCATAATGATGTGATCCACCTGCTCCTGGACAGCGGAGCAGATGTGAACAAGCTCAACTGTGAGGGCATGTCTGCACTGGCTGTTTGTAATGTCCTGTACTACCCAATCCAGTCACTCCATGAGACAGTTGCAGAGAAGGTCCCACAAAAGACCCATGCAAAATCACAG GCTGTCAAAGCCCGGTCCCCATCAGTGAACAGTCCTCAGAGCAGCATAGTGGAAGCCACCAAAAACAGAGCCCAGACCACCAAACAGGCTGACCAGCCCAATCAGGCTGACGACACTGCTCCAAAGGGCCACACCAACCAGGCTGATAACGAGGCAACGGACCGTGGCCAGTGTAATGACAGTCAAGTGTCCCTTTACAATGGCCAGGGTTATTGTCAGGGAGAAGCTGACCAGGATGAGGATGAACAGTACCTCCAGGAATGCAGTGACCAGGCTGCCCTGGACCTAGACCGCATGGACGTGATGGTGGTGAGGGAAAGGCGCTCCATCCAGGTGCTGGATGGGAACATCCCACTGGGCTGTGTCCCCTGGCATGAGGGGGGTGGCTCTTATGATCTGacccagcagcaggaggagggagaggccGGATCAGAGGAGGaccggaggaggagggagaggagagacagcctTATGGCTGACCCAGCGTTTGACTCGACCCGCTCCCTGGCCAGCTTCCACATCCATGTCACGGAGGAGGTCATGCAGAAGACGGCCGAGGCCTTAAGCCGATCGGGCCTGGTACCACATGCTGACACCCAGGAGACCGTCCGCAAGATGGCCCTCATGAAGACAGA GCACAGGGGAAGGTGGACCACCATGAAGCTGCTACTGGACAGGGGAGCAGACCCTAACGCCTCCAGTGTGCCCATGCCTGTCCTCTTCCTGGCCATCAAGGCAGGCCACATCCAAGCTGTCAGGCGTCTGCTGGAGTGTGGAGCACGCACTGATATGTGCCTGCCTTCAGAA CAAAGGGGTTTATACCCCCTGCACATCGCTGCAGCTCTCCCCGGGGCAGAGGGCCCCAAAATCACTGAGCTGCTGCTGCACGCCGTGGCAGACCCAGATGTCACCGCCCAAGACGCTCACGAGGTGTTTAAGCTGGACAAG AACCCTGTGGAGCCCCAGGCTGGTTTTGGGAATAAGTCTTCCACGTCGTCTGGCCCCCCATCTCAGTTCTACATGGCCCCCAGTGTGCCCCCAGAAGAGGGGGGCAGGACTCCTCTGCACATGGCCTGCCAGAGAGACAAGGACTACACT aatGCTAGGGAGGTTGTGTCACTTCTCCTCTCCCACAAGGCAAGCACCAATCTCCTGTGGAGTggccactctcccctctctctagctATCGCTAGCGGCAACGACTTG GCTGTTGATGAGCTGCTGGCTGGGGGTGCTGACCCCAACCTCCCCCTGACCCGCCGGGTGGGCAGTGCCCTCTGTGCCATGACCAATATCAGCTACGACTGTGCGGCTCACCTCCGCAACAGAACCAAGCTG CTGGAGAAACTGATGAAGGCTGGTGCCAACATACTGATGCCAGTGGTGGTTGGTGAGGGCCGCAGGTGTGCTGTGGGCACCGCTGTGGACTACGCCCACTATGCATTTCACCAG GACTGGCGCATTGCCCACACCCCGTACCATGCCCTgaaccagagggagagagaggcatacAATGCCCGCAGACAGATCCTCAGCGTGATGGGAGACCTACTGCGTCAGGCAGTCATCAGGATGGAGAGACAGCGTGTAGAGAGGGAGCAGGGCCTGGGCAtcagca GTGTTAGTCCCACAGAGAAGTTTGTGTACACTGGAGCAGGAGCCACTCCTCCCTGGAACAAGGCAGCCAGAGTGGTTCTCTCCCAGGAGCAGGACAGCACAGAGTCTCTCCCTCAGCAGATAGAACAACAGCATAGGGCTGAGCATAG ACGGGGAAGTAAGGCAGTGATTGTCAG GAAGCCCCTGTTTAAATACTGCTACCAGTGTGGCCGTTCTGTGGGTGTGGTCCTGATCGCCTGCAGCCGCTGTCACGAGGTGTTCTACTGTAGCAAGATGTGCAAGATGAAGGCCTGGAACGACCGCCACAAGGATGAGTGTGTCCGTGTACCAG GAGTCACCCATAGTGAAAATACTCTACTAATTCAGGAGAGAAAAGGACAGCCAAGCACAGTCAAGA TGTTTGCCGAATCCCAAAAGAACCCCACCAAGGCATCGCTGATAGAGCAGATGAAGGTCCATCTGAAgcgtgacaggttaaaggagaaGCTGGCAAGAGGGTTACTACAGG CTAAGCCCAAAGACCCAAACAACTCTATGAGGAAGGCCAAAAGCAGCGAGGGCTCTCAGGATCCAGCCACTCGGAGACGATATTTAGGAGCCGGGGCCAAAACCAAGACGGGCCAGCTCAACCTGGACCAGAAACTCTCAGAGAGCCACTATGGAAACCTGAAAGAGAACTACAGCTTCATCTGA
- the ankmy1 gene encoding ankyrin repeat and MYND domain-containing protein 1 isoform X3, translating to MATSTSVAPEASVRCGVRAGREHWTNVKAGREKRNGPGVQQWSDGSKYEGEFVNDLKHGSGVFTWTNGEFYDGSFYNDYRHGNGTYSWPAGFKFVGKFYLNRKEGYGIQTFPDGTTFQGLYHADERFGPGVVTYPDGHQDVGLWHRERLLRLCTALEGGFTLQAFPEHMAQINCKKEPKNQSQSSAKGPETKAKPGTREVGMDPLLSPYHELLQDERFILPPDMDRYSTDSDHLPVPWGLRKELDRQFFGEHCDNPDTNPDVSAALPLQQRMQAHIHRHSGLSVVTSCCRFEVEALDWDVEAVLSENRQRFGPKGSLELNSEGLIQEASLGDPQSVYRILRDGKIHPDVGDARGHTALIAATVNCHNDVIHLLLDSGADVNKLNCEGMSALAVCNVLYYPIQSLHETVAEKVPQKTHAKSQAVKARSPSVNSPQSSIVEATKNRAQTTKQADQPNQADDTAPKGHTNQADNEATDRGQCNDSQVSLYNGQGYCQGEADQDEDEQYLQECSDQAALDLDRMDVMVVRERRSIQVLDGNIPLGCVPWHEGGGSYDLTQQQEEGEAGSEEDRRRRERRDSLMADPAFDSTRSLASFHIHVTEEVMQKTAEALSRSGLVPHADTQETVRKMALMKTEHRGRWTTMKLLLDRGADPNASSVPMPVLFLAIKAGHIQAVRRLLECGARTDMCLPSEQRGLYPLHIAAALPGAEGPKITELLLHAVADPDVTAQDAHEVFKLDKNPVEPQAGFGNKSSTSSGPPSQFYMAPSVPPEEGGRTPLHMACQRDKDYTNAREVVSLLLSHKASTNLLWSGHSPLSLAIASGNDLAVDELLAGGADPNLPLTRRVGSALCAMTNISYDCAAHLRNRTKLLEKLMKAGANILMPVVVGEGRRCAVGTAVDYAHYAFHQDWRIAHTPYHALNQREREAYNARRQILSVMGDLLRQAVIRMERQRVEREQGLGISSVSPTEKFVYTGAGATPPWNKAARVVLSQEQDSTESLPQQIEQQHRAEHRRGSKAVIVRKPLFKYCYQCGRSVGVVLIACSRCHEVFYCSKMCKMKAWNDRHKDECVRVPVFAESQKNPTKASLIEQMKVHLKRDRLKEKLARGLLQAKPKDPNNSMRKAKSSEGSQDPATRRRYLGAGAKTKTGQLNLDQKLSESHYGNLKENYSFI from the exons ATGGCGACTTCTACAAGCGTTGCACCTGAGGCATCTGTCAGATGTGGAGTGCGGGCAGGTAGAGAGCATTGGACTAACGTTAAAGCTGGACGTGAAAAGAGAAATGGACCTGGGGTTCAGCAGTGGTCTGACGGATCTAAATATGAAGGAGAATTTGTGAATGATTTGAAGCACGGCAGTGGAGTCTTCACCTGGACAAATGGAGAG TTTTATGATGGCTCATTCTACAACGATTATCGTCATGGAAATGGGACTTATTCCTGGCCAGCAGGCTTCAAATTTGTTggaaagttttatttgaaccGGAAGGAGGGCTATGGCATTCAGACCTTCCCTGATGGCACCACTTTTCAG GGGTTGTACCATGCAGACGAGCGCTTTGGGCCAGGTGTGGTGACATACCCAGATGGACATCAGGACGTGGGTCTATGGCACCGGGAGAGGCTGTTGAGGCTGTGCACTGCCCTGGAGGGGGGCTTCACTCTCCAGGCCTTCCCAGAACACATGGCTCAGATCAACTGCAAGAAGGAGCCTAAGAACCAGTCCCAGAGCTCAGCCAAGGGGCCAGAGACCAAGGCCAAGCCTGGCACCAGGGAGGTTGGCATGGACCCACTTCTCTCTCCTTACCATGAGCTGCTGCAGGACGAACGCTTCATCCTGCCCCCAGACATGGACCGCTACTCCACAGACTCGGACCACCTGCCTGTGCCCTGGGGGCTGCGTAAGGAGCTGGACCGGCAATTCTTCGGCGAGCACTGTGACAACCCAGACACTAACCCTGATGTCTCAGCTGCTTTACCACTGCAGCAGCGCATGCAGGCTCACATCCATAGGCACAG TGGCCTGTCTGTTGTCACTTCATGCTGCAGGTTTGAGGTGGAGGCCCTGGACTGGGACGTGGAGGCTGTTCTGTCTGAGAACCGGCAGAGGTTTGGCCCTAAGGGATCTCTGGAGCTCAACTCAGAGGGCCTCATCCAGGAGGCCTCGCTGGGTGACCCGCAAAGTGTCTATCGCATCCTACGGGATGGTAAGATACACCCTGATGTTGGAGATGCCCGAGGACACACAGCACTCATTGCAGCTACG GTCAACTGCCATAATGATGTGATCCACCTGCTCCTGGACAGCGGAGCAGATGTGAACAAGCTCAACTGTGAGGGCATGTCTGCACTGGCTGTTTGTAATGTCCTGTACTACCCAATCCAGTCACTCCATGAGACAGTTGCAGAGAAGGTCCCACAAAAGACCCATGCAAAATCACAG GCTGTCAAAGCCCGGTCCCCATCAGTGAACAGTCCTCAGAGCAGCATAGTGGAAGCCACCAAAAACAGAGCCCAGACCACCAAACAGGCTGACCAGCCCAATCAGGCTGACGACACTGCTCCAAAGGGCCACACCAACCAGGCTGATAACGAGGCAACGGACCGTGGCCAGTGTAATGACAGTCAAGTGTCCCTTTACAATGGCCAGGGTTATTGTCAGGGAGAAGCTGACCAGGATGAGGATGAACAGTACCTCCAGGAATGCAGTGACCAGGCTGCCCTGGACCTAGACCGCATGGACGTGATGGTGGTGAGGGAAAGGCGCTCCATCCAGGTGCTGGATGGGAACATCCCACTGGGCTGTGTCCCCTGGCATGAGGGGGGTGGCTCTTATGATCTGacccagcagcaggaggagggagaggccGGATCAGAGGAGGaccggaggaggagggagaggagagacagcctTATGGCTGACCCAGCGTTTGACTCGACCCGCTCCCTGGCCAGCTTCCACATCCATGTCACGGAGGAGGTCATGCAGAAGACGGCCGAGGCCTTAAGCCGATCGGGCCTGGTACCACATGCTGACACCCAGGAGACCGTCCGCAAGATGGCCCTCATGAAGACAGA GCACAGGGGAAGGTGGACCACCATGAAGCTGCTACTGGACAGGGGAGCAGACCCTAACGCCTCCAGTGTGCCCATGCCTGTCCTCTTCCTGGCCATCAAGGCAGGCCACATCCAAGCTGTCAGGCGTCTGCTGGAGTGTGGAGCACGCACTGATATGTGCCTGCCTTCAGAA CAAAGGGGTTTATACCCCCTGCACATCGCTGCAGCTCTCCCCGGGGCAGAGGGCCCCAAAATCACTGAGCTGCTGCTGCACGCCGTGGCAGACCCAGATGTCACCGCCCAAGACGCTCACGAGGTGTTTAAGCTGGACAAG AACCCTGTGGAGCCCCAGGCTGGTTTTGGGAATAAGTCTTCCACGTCGTCTGGCCCCCCATCTCAGTTCTACATGGCCCCCAGTGTGCCCCCAGAAGAGGGGGGCAGGACTCCTCTGCACATGGCCTGCCAGAGAGACAAGGACTACACT aatGCTAGGGAGGTTGTGTCACTTCTCCTCTCCCACAAGGCAAGCACCAATCTCCTGTGGAGTggccactctcccctctctctagctATCGCTAGCGGCAACGACTTG GCTGTTGATGAGCTGCTGGCTGGGGGTGCTGACCCCAACCTCCCCCTGACCCGCCGGGTGGGCAGTGCCCTCTGTGCCATGACCAATATCAGCTACGACTGTGCGGCTCACCTCCGCAACAGAACCAAGCTG CTGGAGAAACTGATGAAGGCTGGTGCCAACATACTGATGCCAGTGGTGGTTGGTGAGGGCCGCAGGTGTGCTGTGGGCACCGCTGTGGACTACGCCCACTATGCATTTCACCAG GACTGGCGCATTGCCCACACCCCGTACCATGCCCTgaaccagagggagagagaggcatacAATGCCCGCAGACAGATCCTCAGCGTGATGGGAGACCTACTGCGTCAGGCAGTCATCAGGATGGAGAGACAGCGTGTAGAGAGGGAGCAGGGCCTGGGCAtcagca GTGTTAGTCCCACAGAGAAGTTTGTGTACACTGGAGCAGGAGCCACTCCTCCCTGGAACAAGGCAGCCAGAGTGGTTCTCTCCCAGGAGCAGGACAGCACAGAGTCTCTCCCTCAGCAGATAGAACAACAGCATAGGGCTGAGCATAG ACGGGGAAGTAAGGCAGTGATTGTCAG GAAGCCCCTGTTTAAATACTGCTACCAGTGTGGCCGTTCTGTGGGTGTGGTCCTGATCGCCTGCAGCCGCTGTCACGAGGTGTTCTACTGTAGCAAGATGTGCAAGATGAAGGCCTGGAACGACCGCCACAAGGATGAGTGTGTCCGTGTACCAG TGTTTGCCGAATCCCAAAAGAACCCCACCAAGGCATCGCTGATAGAGCAGATGAAGGTCCATCTGAAgcgtgacaggttaaaggagaaGCTGGCAAGAGGGTTACTACAGG CTAAGCCCAAAGACCCAAACAACTCTATGAGGAAGGCCAAAAGCAGCGAGGGCTCTCAGGATCCAGCCACTCGGAGACGATATTTAGGAGCCGGGGCCAAAACCAAGACGGGCCAGCTCAACCTGGACCAGAAACTCTCAGAGAGCCACTATGGAAACCTGAAAGAGAACTACAGCTTCATCTGA